A genome region from Desulfobotulus mexicanus includes the following:
- a CDS encoding substrate-binding domain-containing protein yields the protein MDESPLNGHSYSGSALFTILLFPILTALLLWPLSTLADTVSGYWTMEAFMEKHPEQKDKNAFFSKRVESPAIPLPESFHIPEPVRIGIIYPGFETSDYWTRNIKAFTLRMHEHKIPYILHVRLRYDNKPYVSHEDMHLIRDMLQMNPDYLICTLPSPEHNKIIERILSRPKPKIILQNITTPIKRWDISPPLLYVGFDHVEGTRMLAEHGRKTPGSYVVLNPDHGYLSKLRGDTYINFNAAHGLKPKDIFFTGINRKKARLATLEAIDRHPDLTRIYATTTDIALGAADALKEMGIEKQIHLNGWGGGQAELDALEKGELDVTLMRINDDSGVAMADAIALDIQGQGHYIPRIYSGRMQLVDTDMSRVTLNEISRQAFRYSGLQGELP from the coding sequence ATGGATGAATCCCCCCTGAACGGACATAGCTATTCCGGCTCAGCCCTTTTTACTATCCTGCTTTTCCCGATCCTTACAGCCCTACTTCTCTGGCCTCTGTCCACCCTTGCAGATACTGTTTCTGGCTATTGGACCATGGAAGCCTTCATGGAAAAACATCCAGAACAAAAGGATAAAAACGCATTTTTTTCCAAGCGGGTAGAAAGCCCTGCCATACCACTGCCAGAATCCTTCCATATCCCTGAACCGGTACGCATTGGCATCATTTACCCCGGCTTTGAAACCTCTGACTACTGGACAAGAAACATCAAGGCCTTTACCCTGCGGATGCATGAACATAAAATTCCCTATATTCTTCATGTGAGGCTCCGCTATGATAACAAGCCCTATGTTTCCCATGAGGATATGCATCTGATCCGGGACATGCTGCAAATGAACCCGGATTATCTTATCTGTACCCTTCCCTCACCGGAACACAATAAAATAATAGAGAGAATCCTTTCCCGCCCAAAACCAAAAATTATTCTGCAGAACATCACAACCCCCATTAAACGATGGGACATTTCTCCCCCCCTTTTATATGTGGGATTTGATCATGTGGAAGGCACACGCATGCTTGCGGAACATGGCCGAAAAACCCCAGGTTCCTATGTGGTCCTGAATCCAGACCATGGATATCTGAGTAAATTGAGGGGAGATACCTACATCAACTTCAATGCTGCCCACGGTCTGAAACCGAAAGATATTTTTTTTACGGGTATCAACAGAAAAAAAGCCAGACTGGCAACCCTTGAAGCCATAGACCGCCATCCGGATCTGACAAGAATATATGCCACCACAACGGACATTGCCCTGGGTGCTGCGGATGCCCTTAAGGAAATGGGCATAGAAAAGCAGATTCATCTCAATGGCTGGGGCGGCGGACAGGCCGAGCTGGATGCCCTTGAAAAAGGAGAGCTGGATGTTACCCTCATGCGGATAAATGATGACAGCGGTGTGGCCATGGCAGATGCCATTGCCCTGGATATTCAGGGACAGGGCCACTATATCCCCCGTATATATTCCGGCAGAATGCAACTTGTGGACACAGACATGTCAAGGGTAACCCTTAACGAAATAAGCCGTCAGGCATTCCGCTATTCCGGATTGCAAGGAGAACTGCCATGA